Proteins found in one Bremerella volcania genomic segment:
- a CDS encoding sigma-70 family RNA polymerase sigma factor, protein MAKAEFNPSDDRFTRGIIRRKVKQLMGRAGFTQQDREDLEQDLFVRVLQSLPKFDPDQAHRNKFITTVVERYVANILRNKRAAKRDHQGRISLNVMIEITEEGPTELAQTIGEREHDARLGRHRRGEDELVQLAVDVADVMSTLPDSWQTLLELRKTLTMQAIADEMGVPRTTLNDWMRRIRQRFEKAGMRDYLES, encoded by the coding sequence ATGGCGAAAGCCGAATTCAATCCCAGTGACGATCGTTTTACTCGAGGCATCATCCGGCGCAAGGTCAAGCAATTGATGGGCCGCGCCGGATTCACCCAGCAGGACCGCGAAGATCTTGAGCAGGACCTCTTCGTCCGTGTCCTGCAGAGCCTGCCGAAATTCGATCCCGACCAGGCTCATCGCAACAAGTTCATCACCACGGTCGTGGAACGCTATGTCGCGAACATCCTGCGTAACAAGCGGGCGGCGAAGCGCGATCACCAGGGGCGCATCTCCCTGAACGTGATGATCGAGATCACCGAGGAGGGGCCGACCGAGTTGGCTCAGACCATCGGTGAGCGTGAGCACGACGCCCGTCTTGGTCGGCACCGGCGCGGTGAAGATGAGCTCGTGCAGTTGGCGGTCGATGTGGCGGATGTGATGTCCACGCTGCCTGACTCGTGGCAGACGCTGCTGGAGCTGCGCAAGACGCTGACCATGCAAGCGATTGCTGACGAGATGGGCGTCCCCCGCACGACGCTCAATGACTGGATGCGTCGTATCCGGCAGCGCTTTGAAAAGGCCGGCATGCGGGACTACTTGGAGTCGTAG
- a CDS encoding ATP-binding protein: MSLMDKVQRGRIAKPPRILLYGVEGIGKSTFGAQAPNPIFIQTEDGLDEIDCDKFPLATTYEDVAEALVELRREEHSYETVVIDSLDWLERLAWDKLCLENGVNSIEKVDGGYAKGYTHALTYWREIVDHLNVLRNGRGMVVLRIAHSKVERFEDPESSPYDRFAPRLHKHAAALVSEWCDAVLFATRRIRTQSEDAGFNRKRTIAHAIGKDGGERILRCVGGPSCVAKNRYGITDELPLSWAAFIQSLTNNQQPEGANTNG, encoded by the coding sequence ATGAGTTTGATGGACAAGGTCCAGCGAGGGCGGATTGCCAAGCCGCCCCGCATTCTGTTGTACGGCGTCGAAGGGATCGGCAAGAGCACGTTCGGCGCGCAAGCCCCCAACCCGATCTTCATTCAAACTGAGGATGGCCTCGACGAAATTGACTGCGACAAGTTTCCGCTGGCCACGACCTACGAGGACGTGGCCGAAGCGCTCGTCGAACTTCGCCGCGAGGAACACAGCTACGAGACGGTCGTGATCGACTCGCTCGATTGGCTGGAACGTCTGGCGTGGGACAAGCTCTGCCTGGAGAACGGCGTCAACTCAATTGAGAAGGTCGATGGCGGTTACGCCAAGGGCTACACCCACGCGCTGACGTATTGGCGCGAAATCGTCGACCACTTGAACGTGCTCCGCAATGGGCGCGGCATGGTCGTGCTGCGGATCGCCCACTCCAAAGTCGAACGGTTCGAGGACCCCGAGTCGTCGCCCTACGACCGCTTCGCACCCCGCCTGCATAAGCATGCCGCCGCGCTCGTCAGCGAGTGGTGCGATGCGGTGCTATTCGCTACTCGCCGCATCCGCACTCAGTCGGAAGACGCCGGCTTCAACCGCAAACGCACCATCGCGCACGCGATCGGCAAGGACGGCGGCGAACGGATCCTGCGGTGCGTCGGTGGGCCGTCGTGCGTGGCCAAGAACCGCTACGGAATCACGGACGAGTTGCCGCTCTCGTGGGCGGCGTTCATCCAATCGTTGACCAACAACCAACAACCAGAAGGAGCCAATACCAATGGCTGA
- a CDS encoding bifunctional DNA primase/polymerase produces the protein MLDTALDYLRSGLSVLPAISAEKRPALAGWKQYQRRLPTERQVESWFADAPAICVLAGEVSGHLEMIDFDHEGELFDCWRELVATEMPALAGRLVVERSQSGGQHVIYRCECPIPGNRKLAQRTVVTPSNEPVVIAGKRYVPRRVGDQFQITCTLIETRGEGGLFLCDPTPDYQIEQGSLNTLPVLNEAERSVLIEAACALNETMPPVARAPAGLLGEGRPGDDFNERGEVRDVLRRHGWDLVRGGENEYWRRPGKEQGWSATLREGVLYVFSSNAAPFEPDRAYAPFTVYALLNHDGDFAAAATALRAEGYGQPAGDVDVDLSNLACNGRACLTPARPAYPDPGPLPDTLLRVPGFVSEVMDHCLATAPYPNVSLAFCGALALQSVLAGRKVRDRADNRTNLYLLALAYSSVGKDWPRKVNTHVMHRVGLVNSLGEKFASGEGIQDSLFLTPAMLFQTDEIDGLLQSINKARDARHENIMGTLLTMYSAANSIYPMRRKAGKEPPGVIDQPCLVVYGTAIPTHYYEALSERMLTNGFFARMLIVESGPRSAGQEPGIIDPPASVMDAARWWSEFSPGTGNLENWHPQPLIVEADDDARDLLAEARLTSEAEYASAEARGDPVGTTVWGRVPEQIRKLALLYAVSASHQTPRIDVAAVRWATDFMLHQTRRMLFMAHNHVAENPFHGECLKLLRKLRDAPDGQLAHSVLLKRMKTDAKTFQELVTTLEQQGDLLTVIQATAGRPQRHYRLLGETSGEA, from the coding sequence ATGCTCGATACCGCGCTTGACTACCTCCGCTCCGGCCTGTCCGTGCTGCCCGCGATCTCCGCAGAGAAGCGGCCGGCGCTGGCCGGCTGGAAGCAATACCAGCGTCGCCTGCCAACGGAGCGGCAGGTGGAGTCGTGGTTTGCCGATGCGCCGGCCATCTGCGTCCTGGCAGGCGAGGTATCGGGCCACTTGGAGATGATCGACTTTGATCACGAAGGAGAATTGTTCGACTGTTGGCGAGAGCTGGTAGCAACCGAAATGCCGGCGCTGGCGGGACGCCTCGTCGTCGAACGGTCGCAGTCGGGCGGCCAGCATGTGATCTATCGCTGCGAGTGCCCCATTCCCGGCAACCGCAAGCTGGCCCAGCGGACCGTGGTGACGCCCAGCAACGAGCCGGTCGTCATCGCTGGCAAACGATACGTGCCGCGTCGTGTTGGCGACCAGTTTCAAATCACCTGCACGCTGATCGAGACGCGCGGCGAGGGCGGCCTCTTTCTATGCGACCCGACGCCGGACTACCAAATCGAACAGGGGTCGCTGAACACGCTGCCCGTTCTGAACGAGGCGGAACGATCGGTGTTGATCGAAGCCGCGTGCGCGCTAAACGAGACGATGCCGCCGGTCGCCCGCGCGCCGGCGGGTTTGCTCGGGGAAGGCCGGCCTGGAGACGATTTCAACGAGCGTGGCGAAGTGCGCGATGTTCTGCGCCGGCACGGCTGGGACTTGGTTCGTGGGGGCGAGAACGAGTATTGGCGTCGCCCCGGAAAGGAGCAGGGATGGAGCGCCACGCTCCGCGAAGGCGTGCTCTACGTGTTCTCATCCAACGCCGCACCCTTCGAACCCGATCGCGCCTACGCTCCCTTCACCGTCTACGCCTTGCTCAATCACGATGGTGACTTCGCGGCGGCCGCCACGGCGCTGCGAGCCGAAGGCTATGGTCAACCCGCAGGCGACGTCGATGTCGACTTGTCAAACCTCGCGTGCAACGGGCGCGCGTGTCTGACGCCGGCGCGGCCGGCATACCCCGATCCTGGGCCGCTGCCGGACACGCTACTGCGCGTCCCTGGTTTCGTCTCCGAGGTGATGGACCATTGCCTGGCCACCGCGCCCTATCCGAACGTGTCGCTGGCGTTCTGCGGCGCACTTGCGCTTCAGTCGGTCCTCGCTGGCCGCAAGGTGCGAGACCGAGCCGACAACCGGACAAACCTGTATCTGCTGGCGCTGGCCTACTCGTCGGTCGGCAAGGACTGGCCACGCAAGGTCAACACGCATGTCATGCATCGCGTGGGGCTGGTGAATTCGCTCGGCGAAAAGTTTGCGTCCGGCGAAGGGATTCAGGATTCGCTGTTTCTGACGCCGGCGATGCTATTCCAGACTGACGAGATCGACGGCCTGCTGCAGTCAATCAACAAGGCCCGCGACGCGAGGCACGAGAACATTATGGGCACGCTGCTCACGATGTACTCGGCGGCCAACAGCATCTATCCCATGCGGCGCAAGGCGGGCAAGGAGCCGCCAGGCGTTATCGACCAACCGTGTCTGGTCGTCTACGGCACGGCCATCCCCACGCACTATTACGAGGCTCTCTCCGAGCGGATGCTCACCAACGGCTTCTTCGCTCGCATGCTGATCGTCGAGAGCGGGCCGCGCAGCGCCGGCCAGGAACCGGGGATCATTGACCCGCCGGCGAGCGTCATGGACGCCGCCCGCTGGTGGTCGGAATTCAGCCCAGGCACCGGCAACCTCGAAAATTGGCATCCTCAGCCGTTGATCGTCGAAGCGGACGACGACGCCCGCGACCTGCTGGCCGAGGCACGTCTCACGTCGGAGGCCGAGTACGCCAGCGCGGAAGCCCGTGGCGATCCGGTCGGCACCACCGTCTGGGGCCGGGTGCCCGAGCAGATCCGCAAGCTGGCGTTGTTGTACGCGGTGAGCGCCAGCCACCAGACGCCGCGAATCGACGTCGCGGCAGTGCGCTGGGCGACCGACTTCATGCTGCACCAGACGCGGCGGATGTTGTTCATGGCCCACAACCATGTGGCCGAGAACCCGTTCCACGGCGAGTGCCTCAAGCTGCTTCGCAAGCTGCGCGACGCGCCTGACGGGCAACTCGCGCACAGCGTGCTGCTCAAGCGAATGAAGACCGACGCCAAGACGTTTCAGGAGTTGGTCACGACGCTCGAGCAGCAGGGCGATCTGCTGACGGTCATCCAGGCAACGGCCGGGCGACCGCAACGGCACTACCGGTTGCTGGGTGAAACGAGTGGTGAAGCGTGA
- a CDS encoding helix-turn-helix domain-containing protein, with protein MAKKKPKQKPFGQLLREKRIEKGYSLRKFAQLVGVSPTYLSQVEQMNVDPPTADRVKRMAEILEESVDEWTALAGRLTEDLPAIIHESPTEVPDLLRAVRGLTGDQLRRLREDAERMKEEGRDEET; from the coding sequence ATGGCCAAGAAGAAACCAAAGCAAAAACCGTTCGGGCAATTGCTTCGCGAAAAACGAATCGAGAAGGGCTACAGCCTGCGGAAGTTCGCCCAGTTGGTAGGCGTCAGCCCGACGTACCTCTCGCAGGTTGAGCAGATGAACGTCGATCCGCCGACCGCCGATCGCGTAAAGCGGATGGCGGAAATCCTCGAAGAGAGTGTGGACGAGTGGACAGCGTTGGCGGGGCGATTAACGGAGGACCTGCCTGCTATTATTCACGAATCGCCGACTGAGGTACCCGACCTGCTTCGCGCCGTGCGAGGTTTGACAGGCGATCAGCTACGCCGGCTACGCGAAGATGCTGAACGCATGAAGGAAGAAGGTAGAGACGAGGAGACGTAG
- a CDS encoding RusA family crossover junction endodeoxyribonuclease — protein sequence MVEFELPYPPSVNHYWRRVGARTLISRGGRAFRHEVCAILAARGVRPLAGPLEMSIVVHPPDRRRRDIDNVQKALLDALQHGGAYDDDSQIIRLAIEKGEPLDGGKTLVQINEVSE from the coding sequence ATGGTCGAGTTCGAACTGCCCTATCCGCCAAGTGTGAATCACTATTGGCGGCGCGTAGGAGCACGGACGCTCATCAGCCGCGGGGGTCGAGCATTCCGCCATGAGGTTTGCGCGATCCTCGCGGCCCGCGGGGTGCGGCCGCTTGCGGGTCCGTTGGAGATGTCGATCGTCGTCCATCCGCCTGACCGCCGCCGTCGCGATATCGACAACGTGCAGAAAGCGTTGCTCGACGCCCTTCAGCATGGCGGCGCGTATGACGACGACAGCCAGATCATTCGGCTCGCCATCGAAAAGGGCGAGCCGCTCGATGGCGGCAAAACGCTTGTGCAAATCAACGAGGTGTCCGAGTAG
- a CDS encoding restriction endonuclease subunit S: MTTSNGWPLVALSEIVTPVQRSVSVVPGETYRTLGVKWWGEGAYERQTIDGSETAVKTLNEVREDDLIINKIWVRHGSVAVVPAEVAGCVGSNEFPTFECRRDCVLPRWLHWYSKARELWQKCDALSQGSSGKNRIRPEKFLTIEVPLPTPAQQETIVAQIDRIADKIGEAKSLRTSANKECDQLCRAILRDEQFGPPTLTPMHELVTWRKPDVDVVPTKTYHFAGVYCFGRGVFRGQVKAGNDFAYKRLTQIREGEFVYPKLMAWEGALAVVPNTCDGLFVSPEFPVFTINEDRVFPEVLDVYFRSPSVWPLLSGASTGTNVRRKRLNPKDFLNYELPLPSNEAQVKLRNVRRKMSELQSLHDQSAQLDALLPSILDRAFRGEL; encoded by the coding sequence ATGACAACTTCAAACGGTTGGCCACTAGTCGCGCTATCCGAAATCGTAACGCCTGTGCAACGTAGCGTATCCGTTGTTCCAGGTGAGACTTACAGAACTCTCGGGGTGAAGTGGTGGGGCGAAGGCGCATACGAGCGTCAGACGATCGACGGCAGTGAAACCGCAGTCAAGACGCTGAATGAAGTTCGAGAGGATGATTTGATCATCAACAAGATTTGGGTTCGTCACGGGTCCGTCGCAGTCGTCCCCGCTGAGGTCGCCGGATGCGTCGGTTCAAATGAGTTTCCAACATTTGAATGTCGTCGTGATTGCGTTTTGCCGCGCTGGCTTCATTGGTATTCCAAGGCTCGCGAACTTTGGCAAAAGTGTGACGCACTTTCCCAAGGGAGCAGTGGGAAAAATCGCATTCGTCCCGAGAAATTTCTCACCATTGAGGTGCCACTTCCTACTCCTGCGCAACAAGAGACGATCGTGGCGCAAATCGACCGCATCGCAGACAAGATTGGTGAAGCCAAGTCGCTGCGGACAAGCGCAAATAAAGAATGCGATCAACTTTGTCGGGCTATTCTGAGAGATGAACAGTTCGGACCGCCAACGCTGACACCCATGCACGAATTGGTGACCTGGCGCAAGCCTGACGTGGACGTTGTTCCCACGAAGACATATCACTTCGCCGGTGTCTACTGCTTCGGCCGCGGAGTATTTCGCGGTCAAGTGAAGGCAGGAAACGACTTCGCCTACAAGCGATTGACACAAATTCGCGAAGGAGAATTTGTCTACCCGAAGTTGATGGCCTGGGAGGGCGCGTTGGCCGTTGTCCCAAACACTTGCGACGGGCTTTTTGTCTCACCCGAGTTTCCCGTATTCACAATTAACGAGGATCGTGTGTTTCCTGAAGTGCTGGATGTGTATTTCCGGTCGCCCTCTGTATGGCCGCTTCTCAGTGGAGCCAGCACCGGCACCAATGTTCGCCGCAAGCGACTGAACCCTAAGGACTTCTTGAACTATGAACTCCCGCTGCCGTCCAACGAAGCTCAGGTCAAACTTCGCAACGTTCGCCGAAAGATGAGCGAGCTACAATCGCTGCACGATCAGTCAGCACAGTTAGATGCACTGCTCCCGTCAATTCTTGACCGTGCATTCCGAGGGGAACTGTAG
- a CDS encoding DUF669 domain-containing protein, translated as MADLNGFDANQVEPTGDFEPIPAGKYLAVITESEMKANKAGTGSLLQMTFQVIEGEHQNRLLWARLNLDHPNAVAVQIARADLSAICRAVGVLAPKDSAELHNLPLVIHVRCKKRTDTGEIVNEIKGYAKKDQTPLPAAGAAAATDSTPPWKRS; from the coding sequence ATGGCTGATCTCAATGGCTTTGATGCCAACCAAGTCGAACCGACCGGCGACTTCGAGCCCATTCCCGCCGGCAAATATCTCGCGGTCATCACCGAGAGCGAGATGAAGGCCAACAAGGCGGGCACGGGAAGCCTGCTACAGATGACCTTTCAAGTCATCGAAGGCGAGCATCAGAACCGCCTGCTGTGGGCGCGTCTGAACCTCGACCACCCGAATGCGGTTGCTGTGCAAATCGCACGCGCGGACTTGTCCGCAATTTGTCGGGCGGTCGGTGTGCTGGCCCCGAAGGACTCGGCCGAGTTGCACAACTTGCCGCTGGTCATCCATGTCCGCTGCAAAAAGCGCACGGACACGGGCGAGATCGTCAACGAGATCAAGGGGTACGCGAAGAAGGATCAGACGCCGCTGCCCGCCGCCGGCGCTGCGGCTGCGACCGACAGTACGCCTCCTTGGAAGCGTTCCTGA
- a CDS encoding ImmA/IrrE family metallo-endopeptidase: protein MAKRVSKPGPKLRFMKDQEFEDEAALLLAEYGNQHGQVTAPPIPIDEIVELYLQLHLTFDDMQQLFGVSDVHGALWVNDRRVGIDHRLEPTDNPSMLGRYHFTLAHEAGHWRLHRHLFLRRANQLTLLPDNVERPEYICRSSDTEPIEYQANRFASCLLMPREMVKRAWHEWRGSMDPIYLDDLQAKRQQILTAEVLRRGGFKSGDNAEANMLLEHASRPLAATFEVSPDAMRIRLEGMKLLLREKENLLF from the coding sequence ATGGCCAAACGCGTATCGAAACCCGGCCCGAAGTTGCGGTTCATGAAGGACCAAGAGTTCGAGGACGAAGCTGCGCTGCTGCTTGCGGAATACGGCAACCAGCACGGCCAGGTCACCGCGCCCCCGATTCCCATCGACGAGATTGTCGAGCTGTATCTACAACTCCACCTCACATTCGACGACATGCAGCAGCTCTTCGGCGTCAGCGATGTCCACGGCGCGTTGTGGGTCAATGATCGCCGAGTCGGCATCGACCATCGACTGGAACCGACCGACAATCCCTCGATGCTCGGGCGTTACCATTTCACGTTGGCCCATGAAGCTGGCCATTGGCGTTTGCATCGACACCTCTTCCTGCGGAGGGCCAATCAGCTGACTTTGCTGCCGGACAACGTCGAGCGGCCCGAATACATCTGCCGATCGAGCGATACGGAACCGATCGAGTACCAAGCCAACCGATTCGCCTCATGCCTGTTGATGCCGCGCGAGATGGTCAAACGTGCCTGGCACGAATGGCGTGGCAGTATGGACCCGATCTACCTCGACGATCTGCAGGCCAAACGCCAACAGATTCTGACGGCCGAGGTTTTACGACGCGGCGGGTTCAAATCGGGCGACAATGCCGAAGCCAACATGCTGCTGGAGCATGCCAGTCGGCCGCTGGCCGCGACGTTTGAGGTATCGCCCGACGCGATGCGGATACGTCTGGAGGGCATGAAGCTCCTACTGCGTGAAAAAGAGAATTTGCTGTTCTAA
- a CDS encoding DEAD/DEAH box helicase, whose translation MITLRPYQEEVKAAVYGHLRARDDNPCAVVPTAGGKTPIMASICKDAVGQWNGRVLILAHVKELLEQTADKLRIVCPEIDFGIYSAGLKRRDTEHPVIVAGIQSVYKRACELDAFNLVMVDEAHLIPLEGDGMYRQFLADAKVINPELRIIGFTATPFRLKTGPICTPDGFLNHICYDVGVRELIRDGFLCPLISKAGKAKADTTALHVRGGEFVADEVEDLMDQETLVKSACAEIVQHTTSRQATLIFASGVKHGQHIVETLDREHGIQCGFVCGETPTAERDAILGRFKAGELKYLCNVNVLTTGFDAPHIDCVALVRPTMSPGLYYQMVGRGFRLHPSKENCLVLDFGGNVLRHGPVDEIQITTMDRGDGKTPAKECPDCQAVIAAGFAICPQCGYEFPPPERKQHDAKASEAGILSGQVTTTKFPVEDVVYSVHTKRGASDDDPKTLRVDYRVGWHDYKSEWVCFEHEGYARQKAVAWWRQRSPDLVPDSAQRAVEIIEGGGLAATLGITVRAVAGDPYERIIDHELGPLPDALPAGEFPDYDPDEIPF comes from the coding sequence ATGATCACGCTTCGCCCGTATCAAGAAGAAGTCAAGGCTGCCGTCTATGGTCACCTGCGGGCGCGGGACGACAATCCCTGCGCCGTGGTGCCGACCGCCGGCGGCAAGACGCCCATCATGGCAAGCATCTGCAAGGACGCGGTCGGGCAATGGAACGGCCGCGTGCTGATTCTGGCGCACGTCAAGGAACTGCTCGAGCAGACGGCCGACAAGCTGCGAATCGTCTGCCCCGAGATCGACTTCGGAATTTACTCGGCGGGCCTCAAGCGGCGCGACACCGAACACCCGGTGATCGTGGCCGGCATTCAGAGCGTCTACAAGCGGGCCTGCGAACTCGACGCCTTCAATCTTGTGATGGTCGACGAAGCGCATCTGATTCCGCTCGAAGGCGACGGCATGTATCGGCAGTTTCTGGCCGACGCCAAGGTGATCAATCCCGAGCTGCGAATCATCGGATTCACTGCCACCCCGTTCCGTTTGAAGACCGGGCCCATCTGCACGCCCGACGGGTTCTTGAACCATATCTGCTACGACGTCGGCGTCCGCGAGTTAATCCGCGACGGGTTCTTGTGCCCGCTGATCAGTAAGGCCGGCAAGGCGAAGGCCGACACCACGGCGCTGCATGTGCGCGGCGGTGAGTTCGTGGCCGACGAGGTCGAAGACTTGATGGACCAAGAGACGCTGGTGAAGTCGGCGTGCGCGGAGATTGTTCAGCACACCACCAGCCGCCAGGCCACCCTCATCTTCGCTTCGGGCGTCAAACACGGACAGCATATCGTCGAGACGCTCGATCGCGAGCACGGCATCCAGTGCGGTTTCGTCTGCGGCGAAACTCCGACCGCCGAACGCGATGCAATACTCGGCCGCTTCAAGGCCGGCGAGTTGAAATACCTGTGCAACGTCAACGTGTTGACGACCGGTTTCGACGCGCCGCACATCGACTGCGTGGCGCTAGTCCGACCAACGATGTCACCGGGACTCTATTACCAAATGGTCGGTCGTGGCTTCCGCCTGCACCCCAGCAAAGAGAACTGCCTGGTGCTGGACTTCGGCGGCAACGTGCTGCGGCATGGCCCCGTCGATGAGATTCAAATCACGACGATGGATCGAGGCGACGGGAAAACGCCGGCGAAGGAATGCCCCGATTGTCAGGCGGTGATCGCCGCCGGCTTCGCCATTTGCCCACAGTGCGGATACGAGTTTCCACCACCCGAGCGAAAGCAGCACGATGCCAAAGCCAGTGAGGCCGGCATCCTTTCTGGCCAGGTCACCACGACGAAGTTCCCCGTCGAGGATGTGGTGTACAGCGTTCATACGAAGCGCGGCGCGAGCGACGACGATCCAAAGACTCTCCGCGTTGATTACCGCGTCGGCTGGCACGACTACAAATCCGAATGGGTCTGCTTCGAGCACGAAGGTTATGCCCGCCAGAAGGCGGTGGCGTGGTGGCGACAACGCTCGCCCGATCTGGTGCCAGACTCGGCGCAACGTGCCGTCGAGATCATTGAAGGCGGCGGTCTGGCTGCGACGCTTGGCATCACTGTCCGCGCCGTCGCTGGTGATCCCTACGAACGCATCATCGACCATGAACTTGGCCCGTTGCCGGACGCGCTGCCTGCCGGCGAATTCCCCGACTACGATCCCGACGAGATTCCCTTTTGA
- a CDS encoding Rrf2 family transcriptional regulator, with amino-acid sequence MTPFDLYHDLAARLLGREDFPLPLPECDRNYPHNIGLLSDAEESALAASVLNHTRGLSLEDWRALDMEQRLPWMRFAVDKSGLGANGGQPDRASILLSLGDRIRADSPVIDADEVSTWPDGLVEEFVADGTLISIEAAKSIACDACGHDHVESVEYIKSPSASELRAYISCPTVGRVLVPFVRLRRWAIDPQKFQSPAELESVSPAGDEPLADRAQLVLIAMLELDAVDSDRRKPTDEIAIKALGEGTDPNALKGVMSDLKTRELINSKTGRGGGCWLTDKGNSRASKLRDH; translated from the coding sequence ATGACTCCATTCGACCTGTACCACGATCTCGCGGCACGCCTCCTTGGTCGAGAGGACTTTCCGCTCCCCTTGCCGGAATGCGATCGCAACTATCCCCACAACATCGGCCTGCTTTCCGACGCGGAAGAATCGGCGTTGGCCGCGTCGGTGTTGAATCATACTCGCGGCCTGTCGCTGGAAGATTGGCGAGCGCTCGATATGGAACAGCGGCTGCCTTGGATGCGATTTGCGGTGGACAAATCCGGGCTTGGCGCAAACGGAGGCCAACCCGATAGAGCCAGTATTCTCTTGTCGCTTGGTGACCGTATTCGCGCGGACTCGCCGGTCATCGACGCCGATGAAGTATCCACCTGGCCGGATGGGCTGGTGGAGGAATTCGTGGCCGACGGAACACTCATATCGATTGAGGCGGCCAAATCAATCGCCTGCGACGCTTGCGGTCACGATCACGTCGAGAGCGTTGAGTACATCAAGTCCCCATCCGCCTCGGAACTGCGCGCGTACATTTCCTGCCCAACGGTGGGTCGCGTTCTTGTTCCATTCGTCCGGCTGCGGCGGTGGGCCATCGATCCACAGAAGTTTCAGTCGCCAGCGGAGCTGGAATCTGTGTCGCCAGCCGGCGATGAGCCGCTTGCCGATCGCGCACAACTCGTGCTCATCGCGATGCTTGAACTGGATGCGGTCGATTCGGATCGCAGGAAGCCAACCGACGAGATCGCAATCAAAGCCTTGGGTGAGGGCACAGACCCGAATGCGCTAAAAGGCGTTATGTCGGACCTCAAGACGCGAGAGTTGATCAACAGCAAAACCGGCCGTGGAGGAGGCTGCTGGCTGACTGACAAAGGTAATTCGCGTGCATCCAAACTTCGGGACCACTAA